A region from the Cryptococcus gattii WM276 chromosome H, complete sequence genome encodes:
- a CDS encoding Endoplasmic reticulum protein, putative (Similar to SGTC gene model, INSD accession EAL17883.1) — protein MGSEHPQGTQEPQDQSPWRRRMSQPLSIPTFRPNIPNIPHLRAALLGYLGELETALRRKLGDDLSEIGGALHGGGNGRGRTRWRSVSLSPSMSAEDWTTSTESNDEDSYHGYSSALAGPSSTSEVRQRNATTNASSNGSPNVNTKAHKDATTDASSTQDSYVNLLNHLSALREEASNYLPSLSAHMPLSIPNREWLRSLPSRLSIVDPGLLSPLDKAKIKDELAAVIDFESGAVEGARKRVVDMVHALLPSEDWAGWEKLGWEEQEDGDGWRPREYGHRRARSASLGRSGKGKRKQDNDSDYSEMEMIEDEEPEYLFPNRTPASTRALARRRAVRSKSVGAASLPSVKRAKMERSQSYAFGSLVDSTQGKAVSEPVKMGIGVRSDREDGDEGRDEDGDVEYEVTEEVGKDEEEFISTPYLAADLKSGLIAVGTTTDPSVADALRRSEDGKKLITYDELPAIWRNNEHIRTGYRFIPLHLKTGPVPLIKSAFAMHNETVNIHSHLIPTLFIFACIPFIIYNTPLPEAHPLDTAVVVAYLVAAISCLSSSAGWHVLSGCASRKWFEWGACVDYIGISWLIAASFGTVVYNGFYCKPKLTLFYCTTNMLCGALGSYLPFQRWFNERRNKHLRISFFLFLCFAMFAPMVHMFGQYGWHKASAFVAPFMVSVAAYVVGLLFYAFHFPECKWPGKFDTWGSSHQIWHLGIVVAIVLHYRAIFVAHNVKHEYSCAVPGQEISVAMVLERMIGWR, from the exons ATGGGGTCAGAACATCCTCAAGGTACGCAAGAACCACAAGACCAAAGTCCATGGCGCCGGCGTATGTCCCAGCCGCTCTCTATCCCCACTTTTCGCCCCAATATCCCCAATATTCCTCACCTCCGCGCTGCACTTCTCGGATATCTCGGGGAACTCGAGACCGCTCTCCGCCGTAAACTAGGAGATGATCTTTCCGAAATTGGAGGGGCCCTACATGGTGGTGGGAATGGTAGGGGCAGGACAAGGTGGCGATCAGTCTCATTATCGCCTTCTATGTCAGCGGAGGATTGGACCACGTCGACGGAGAGTAATGATGAAGATTCGTATCATGGCTATTCGTCTGCTCTTGCTGGgccttcttcaacttccGAGGTTCGACAGCGTAATGCCACCACCAACGCCAGTAGTAATGGTAGTCCCAATGTCAATACCAAAGCCCACAAAGACGCCACTACAGATGCTTCATCCACACAAGACAGCTATGTCAATCTCCTTAATCACCTCTCCGCCCTTCGCGAAGAAGCTTCCAATTACCTTCCTTCATTATCTGCACACATGCCGCTATCTATACCTAATCGGGAATGGCTTCGCTCCCTCCCCTCGCGTCTCTCCATCGTCGACCCCGGGCTGCTTTCTCCGCTCGATAAGGCGAAAATCAAGGATGAGCTTGCAGCGGTGATAGATTTTGAGAGTGGGGCGGTTGAGGGGGCAAGAAAGAGGGTGGTGGACATGGTTCACGCGTTGTTGCCTTCAGAGGATTGGGCAGGGTGGGAAAAATTAGGATGGGAGGAGCAGGAAGATGGGGATGGGTGGAGACCAAGGGAATATGGACACAGGCGGGCACGATCAGCATCTCTTGGTCGATCCGGCAAAGGAAAACGCAAGCAAGACAATGATAGCGACTACTCtgagatggagatgataGAAGATGAAGAACCAGAATACCTTTTCCCCAACCGTACCCCTGCCTCAACCCGAGCACTtgcaagaagaagggcgGTCAGGTCGAAGTCAGTAGGGGCGGCGTCGTTGCCATCAGTAAAGAGGGCAAAGATGGAGAGGTCGCAGAGCTATGCATTTGGGTCGTTGGTCGACTCTACTCAGGGGAAGGCTGTTTCGGAGCCAGTTAAGATGGGAATTGGGGTTCGGAGTGATCGTGAGGATGGGGATGAGGGCAGAGATGAAGACGGTGATGTGGAGTACGAAGTGACGGAGGAAGTGGGCaaggacgaggaagagtTTATCAGCACGCCGTACTTGGCGGCAGATCTTAAATCAGGTCTGATTGCTGTGGGAACGACGACAGATCCTTCGGTCGCTGATGCGCTCAGAAGGTCAGAGGATGGGAAAAAATTGATAACGTATGACGAGTTGCCTGCGATATGGAGGAATAATGAACATATCCGCACTGGCTA CCGATTCATACCATTACATCTCAAGACAGGCCCTGTGCCGCTTATCAAGTCTGCTTTTGCGATGCACAACGAAACTG TGAATATACATTCGCATCTGATTCCGACGCTTTTCATATTCGCTTGTATACCC TTTATTATATACAACACTCCCCTCCCCGAGGCTCACCCACTCGACACTGCAGTGGTAGTCGCATACCTCGTTGCTGCTATTTCCTGCCTCAGTTCTTCCGCCGGGTGGCATGTGTTGAGCGGGTGCGCGAGTCGAAAGTGGTTTGAGTGGGGGGCTTGTGTGGATT ATATCGGTATATCAT GGCTCATAGCAGCATCCTTCGGCACCGTCGTTTACAACGGCTTCTACTGCAAGCCGAAATTAACACTGTTTTACTGTACGACCAACATGCTATGCGGAGCATTAGGGTCCTATCTGCCTTTTCAGAGGTGGTTCAATGAGAGGCGGAATAAA CATCTGCGAATATcgttcttccttttcctgTGTTTCGCGATGTTTGCGCCAATGGTACACATGTTTGGACAGTATGGGTGGCATAAAGCGTCGGCTTTTGTCG CCCCGTTCATGGTATCCGTCGCAGCATATGTGGTAGGCCTTCTGTTCTATGCGTTCCATTTCCCGGAGTGCAAATGGCCTGGCAAGTTTGATACATGGGGTTCTAGTCATCAG ATCTGGCATCTAGGTATTGTTGTCGCCATCGTTCTCCATTATCGAGCAATCTTTGTGGCACATAATGTGAAACACGAATATTCGTGTGCGGTACCAGGTCAGGAAATTTCGGTTGCGATGGTTTTGGAAAGGATGATTGGATGGCGATGA